In Geotalea uraniireducens, one genomic interval encodes:
- the rnhA gene encoding ribonuclease HI translates to MSKKVEIFCDGACSGNPGAGGFGAILRYGNTERELSGADGDTTNNRMELLAAITALESLTRPCQVVITTDSQYLVKGMTEWLAGWVRKGWVNSKKEPVLNRDLWERLRELAGIHAIEWVWVRGHNGHAENERCDALARQAIATFRTGGR, encoded by the coding sequence ATGTCGAAAAAGGTTGAAATATTCTGCGACGGTGCCTGCAGTGGTAATCCGGGTGCCGGCGGTTTTGGGGCGATTCTCCGCTACGGGAACACCGAGCGGGAGCTTTCGGGGGCTGACGGGGATACTACCAACAACCGCATGGAACTTCTGGCGGCCATTACCGCCCTGGAATCGCTGACCCGTCCCTGTCAGGTGGTCATTACCACCGATTCGCAATACCTGGTGAAGGGGATGACCGAATGGCTGGCCGGGTGGGTGCGCAAGGGATGGGTCAATAGCAAGAAAGAGCCGGTTTTGAATCGTGATCTGTGGGAACGGCTCCGGGAGTTGGCGGGGATTCATGCGATCGAGTGGGTATGGGTCCGCGGGCACAACGGTCATGCGGAGAACGAGCGGTGCGATGCCCTGGCGCGCCAGGCCATTGCCACGTTCCGCACTGGCGGGCGGTAG
- a CDS encoding lysophospholipid acyltransferase family protein: protein MKASLLRRLWATFSAHVIGIYASGINRFRVKGEENIPRSGGVLIASNHISAYETIFIPWAIMHSFPLQMLWAPAKEELFQKRFQGWLYSSWGAFPVKRGRDVRAGRQINELLGTDKVMLFPEGTRHKDGVLGTGNRGVGKIIFDTRPVVVPTALIGLNHWKFPGVGQQALVVFGKPLDFTDLYQREDCKETHQLIVERVMGSIADLLRAEGAYVEKG, encoded by the coding sequence TTGAAAGCATCGTTGCTCCGCCGTCTTTGGGCGACTTTTTCCGCCCATGTGATCGGAATTTACGCTTCCGGAATCAACCGGTTTCGGGTCAAGGGGGAGGAAAACATCCCCCGCTCGGGTGGGGTGCTCATTGCATCCAACCACATTTCCGCTTACGAGACGATCTTTATCCCTTGGGCGATAATGCACTCGTTCCCTCTGCAAATGCTCTGGGCTCCCGCCAAGGAAGAGCTGTTTCAGAAACGGTTCCAGGGATGGCTCTATTCGTCGTGGGGGGCGTTTCCGGTCAAGCGCGGCCGGGACGTGCGGGCCGGCAGGCAGATCAATGAACTGCTCGGTACCGATAAGGTGATGCTCTTTCCCGAGGGGACCAGGCACAAGGATGGGGTGCTCGGTACCGGTAATCGGGGGGTTGGAAAGATCATTTTCGATACCCGGCCGGTGGTGGTGCCGACGGCGCTGATCGGCCTCAATCACTGGAAATTCCCCGGGGTGGGCCAGCAGGCACTGGTAGTTTTCGGCAAGCCGCTCGATTTTACCGACCTCTATCAGCGTGAAGACTGCAAGGAGACCCACCAGTTGATTGTGGAACGGGTGATGGGGTCGATTGCCGACCTGCTCCGGGCGGAAGGGGCCTATGTCGAAAAAGGTTGA
- a CDS encoding HNH endonuclease, which translates to MDYFIVEVSEQEIRREKEKARELRRSQWWKSRLARGICHYCGGTFAPDELTMDHLVPIVRGGKSSRGNVVPACKECNNRKKYLLPLEWEEYLQRQQRTGDGEEC; encoded by the coding sequence ATGGACTATTTCATTGTTGAGGTTTCCGAACAGGAGATCAGGCGGGAGAAAGAAAAGGCCCGGGAACTGCGCCGGAGCCAGTGGTGGAAGAGCCGGCTTGCCCGGGGGATCTGCCATTACTGTGGCGGGACCTTCGCTCCTGACGAGCTGACCATGGATCACCTGGTGCCGATTGTTCGTGGCGGTAAGAGCAGCCGTGGCAACGTGGTTCCCGCCTGCAAGGAATGCAACAACCGGAAGAAGTATCTGCTCCCCCTTGAATGGGAGGAATATCTGCAGCGTCAGCAGCGGACCGGTGACGG